The following proteins come from a genomic window of Clupea harengus chromosome 22, Ch_v2.0.2, whole genome shotgun sequence:
- the chrng gene encoding acetylcholine receptor subunit gamma gives MCSPWSPPSSLAFWAFILHFHTEAFSANLEGALYRDLMKGYSRNIRPAEKHSDITEVKLKMTLTNLISLNEKEEALTTSVWIEMQWCDYRLRWDDKPQYEAYKNITRMRIPSKHVWLPDIGLENNVDGQFEVALYVNALIDPDGCVTWIPPAIYRSSCPILVDYFPFDWQNCTMMFRSQTYSANEIHLILMPEDNITMEWVEIDPQAFTENGEWVIKHRPAKRIINERTSRDELDYQELVFFLVIQRKPLFYVINIIVPCVLFSSLALLVYFLPAKAGGQKCTMSIAILLAQTVFLILIAKKVPETSKAVPLIGKYLMFVMVVATITVMNSVVVLNVSLRTPNTHNMSNRVRQVLLNILPRLMMMHMAPLAPKDDSGGWRENGSPFARRRRSSVGLIAKAEEYMLRTARSELMFARLKKRDGLMATALQKIQNGLEEGTEKEIGESLAKASAEVQQCVAACKHITESARQQNDFQNENEEWFLAARVIDRVCFFAMAMLFILGTICIFLMGHFNLAPSTPFPGDPKKYLPE, from the exons ATGTGCTCTCCCTGGTCTCCCCCCTCATCCCTGGCTTTCTGGGCCTTCATCCTTCACTTCCACACTG AAGCATTTAGTGCCAATCTGGAGGGGGCTCTGTACAGGGACCTGATGAAGGGCTACAGCAGGAACATCAGACCTGCAGAGAAACACAGTGACATCACGGAGGTCAAACTCAAGATGACTCTCACCAATCTCATCTCTTTG aatgaaaaagaggaagCACTCACCACAAGTGTCTGGATTGAGATG CAATGGTGTGACTACCGTTTGAGATGGGATGACAAGCCCCAGTATGAAGCATATAAGAACATCACACGCATGCGCATCCCCTCCAAACACGTCTGGCTCCCTGACATCGGCCTGGAGAACAA TGTTGATGGCCAGTTTGAGGTGGCACTGTATGTAAATGCCCTGATCGACCCGGATGGCTGTGTCACCTGGATCCCTCCTGCCATCTACAGAAGTTCCTGCCCAATCCTGGTCGACTACTTCCCTTTTGACTGGCAGAATTGTACCATGATGTTCAG GTCCCAGACATACAGTGCAAATGAGATCCATCTGATTCTCATGCCTGAAGACAACATCACAATGGAGTGGGTCGAAATAGACCCTCAGGCATTCACAG AGAACGGCGAGTGGGTGATTAAACACAGACCGGCAAAGAGGATCATCAACGAGCGCACCAGTCGAGATGAGCTGGACTATCAGGAGCTGGTCTTCTTCCTGGTCATCCAGAGGAAGCCTCTCTTCTACGTCATCAACATCATAGTGCCCTGTgtgctcttctcctccctggCCCTGCTTGTCTACTTCCTGCCGGCCAAAG cTGGAGGCCAGAAGTGTACCATGTCCATCGCCATCCTCCTGGCACAGActgtcttcctcatcctcatcgcCAAGAAAGTTCCGGAAACATCCAAAGCAGTGCCTCTCATCGGAAA GTACCTGATGTTTGTGATGGTGGTCGCTACTATCACGGTGATGAACTCTGTGGTTGTGCTGAATGTTTCCCTGAggacccccaacacacacaacatgagcaATAGAGTCAGACAG GTGCTTCTGAACATCCTGCCTCGGCTGATGATGATGCACATGGCGCCGTTGGCCCCCAAAGATGACAGCGGCGGTTGGAGGGAGAACGGGTCCCCATTTGCCCGGCGACGCCGCAGCTCTGTGGGCCTGATCGCCAAGGCGGAGGAGTACATGCTCCGGACCGCGCGCTCCGAGCTCATGTTCGCCAGGCTGAAGAAGAGAGACGGCCTGATGGCTACAGCACTGCAGAAGAtcc AGAATGGGTTGGAGGAGGGGACGGAAAAGGAGATTGGGGAGAGCTTGGCCAAGGCCTCGGCAGAAGTCCAGCAATGTGTGGCAGCCTGCAAACACATCACAGAGAGCGCTAGGCAACAGAACGACTTCCAGAAC gAGAATGAGGAGTGGTTTCTGGCAGCTCGAGTGATTGACAGGGTGTGCTTCTTTGCCATGGCGATGCTCTTCATTCTTGGCACAATCTGCATCTTCCTGATGGGTCACTTCAACCTTGCTCCCTCCACCCCTTTTCCCGGAGATCCGAAGAAGTACCTGCCTGAATAA
- the prss56 gene encoding serine protease 56 codes for MISLLRSKLDSRVIPTIPKLDRRYFEDDTGRNTSPMSQETPTTSTPTAKPPLPTPSISGIMDQLAGGLPSIPSPTFLLEVSPSVDSSVPRESESGSPEGELLFAQLTGSPLPPIGLLHSQPRPGEEGWSSDLTKSTSTQLPRGAPAYSTTETNRRRRRGLYKRQTPGINDKACPGVAETVQHVTVTKETYGWVLGIPSKNLNMNFQEVLVDLTSKNEKGLYEARIRATVGGRPLTFYSLVGLENESFYRSMPRIIALALDALKT; via the exons ATGATCTCACTCCTCCGCTCCAAACTGGACTCCCGCGTCATTCCCACCATCCCCAAACTCGACAGGCGCTACTTTGAGGATGACACTGGAAGAAACACGTCACCAATGTCTCAAGAGACTCCCACAACCTCCACACCTACAGCTAAGCCGCCCCTTCCAACACCATCCATTTCAGGAATTATGGACCAGCTAGCAGGGGGCCTGCCATCAATCCCATCCCCAACATTCCTGCTGGAGGTTTCCCCATCAGTGGACTCCTCTGTGCCCAGAGAGTCTGAGTCTGGCAGCCCAGAAGGGGAGCTTCTGTTTGCCCAGCTGACCGGCTCACCACTGCCCCCTATTGGCCTTCTGCATTCACAACCCAGACCAGGAGAGGAAGGATGGAGCTCAGACCTGACAAAGAGCACCTCCACCCAGCTGCCCAGAGGCGCTCCTGCCTACTCAACAACAG AGACAAACCGCCGAAGAAGAAGAGGTCTGTACAAGAGACAAACACCAGGGATAAATGACAAAG catGCCCCGGGGTAGCTGAAACAGTGCAGCACGTCACGGTAACCAAGGAGACGTATGGCTGGGTGCTGGGCATCCCCTCCAAGAATCTCAACATGAATTTCCAGGAG GTGCTGGTTGACCTCACGTCCAAGAATGAGAAGGGGCTGTACGAGGCTCGGATCAGGGCCACTGTGGGTGgacgacctttgaccttttacAGCCTGGTGGGGCTGGAGAACGAGTCATTCTACCGCAGCATGCCACGGATCATCGCACTGGCCCTTGATGCTCTCAAAACgtag